A region of Granulicella sibirica DNA encodes the following proteins:
- a CDS encoding ADOP family duplicated permease: MSFLHDLKIALRSLARARTLWITVALTLALGIGANAAIFSVVRSVLLRPLANRDEDRLLYLRQSAPGLGNENTTFSVPEIQDLGRDLKTVTELGTVSAIDFSLVGLGTPREIHAAVVDGSYFEVMGLRAVAGRLLTTADDGPNAAGAAVLTYRFWTNTLHSDPGVIGKTVRLESSMGARPAVIVGVLEQSVPYPVETDLIANLVTSPHHLSATMVTGREHRMTEVFARLAPGATLEAARAELSTTHAAIVAAHPEVYKAADRYKINVTRIHDQINSRANTVLWVLFAAAGLLFVIACSNVANLVLARTVRRESELAVRSALGASTAALRRSLLAESLILCGSGALASLLIAAPMVSVLARYASRFSARTDDLTLDFSLVWFGIALALIAAVCLAFVPRLPSGSASQNFTLSNGVQRAVSGSSRRLRIFAVTQIAASFLLLIGACALMRILFVLEKTPPPFATANVLAFNLPVMTFGRTPQQVNDFYREVQRRVGNLPGVQQASQGFSTPWRDVRGLDINFMFAVDGAKRANGQDDLRARFRPISPGFFETLGMPLLEGRNFKDSDREGSERVVIVSKSVAQALFPGQSALNRDLRWTDGVIKFIGISGEPRRIIGVVPDLDDENIIPAPAMAVYQPLDEEQGWNGRLFVRTEHDPYSLVPLIARTIHQLDADQPVERASTLADIRAEVLTPDRLNAIVFGGFAGVALLISVVGVAGVLAFSVSGRTREFGIRMALGAPPRSILTDVLREGLIMAGIGVGAGVLLALVLPVVIGSYIAEVKIPGVLAFVGSALVILAAAIIASAVPAARAARVNAVEALRAE; encoded by the coding sequence ATGTCGTTCCTCCACGATCTGAAAATTGCACTGCGGTCTCTTGCGAGAGCTCGCACGTTGTGGATCACCGTCGCGCTGACTCTGGCTCTTGGCATTGGGGCCAATGCAGCCATCTTCAGCGTGGTCAGGTCTGTACTCCTGCGGCCACTGGCGAATCGGGATGAAGACCGCCTGCTCTATCTGCGGCAAAGTGCCCCGGGACTCGGCAATGAGAACACGACTTTCTCGGTGCCGGAGATCCAGGACCTTGGGCGTGACCTCAAGACGGTCACGGAGCTTGGAACGGTCTCCGCGATCGACTTCAGCCTCGTGGGTCTGGGAACACCCCGCGAGATTCACGCCGCAGTCGTCGACGGAAGTTACTTCGAGGTGATGGGGCTGCGGGCGGTGGCTGGCCGCCTCCTGACAACTGCCGATGACGGTCCGAATGCAGCGGGCGCAGCGGTGCTGACCTACCGTTTCTGGACGAACACGTTGCACTCGGATCCAGGCGTGATCGGAAAGACGGTACGGCTTGAAAGTTCGATGGGCGCGCGGCCAGCGGTGATCGTAGGGGTTCTGGAGCAGTCGGTGCCGTATCCCGTGGAGACGGACCTGATTGCGAATCTCGTCACGAGCCCGCACCATCTCTCCGCGACGATGGTCACGGGGCGAGAGCATCGGATGACCGAAGTGTTCGCGAGACTGGCTCCGGGCGCTACGCTCGAGGCCGCGCGTGCGGAACTCAGCACGACCCACGCGGCGATCGTCGCCGCGCATCCCGAGGTCTATAAGGCTGCGGATCGCTACAAGATCAACGTGACGCGGATTCATGATCAGATCAACTCGCGCGCCAATACGGTGCTGTGGGTGCTGTTTGCAGCAGCGGGCCTATTATTTGTGATTGCCTGCTCGAATGTTGCGAACCTTGTGCTGGCGCGAACGGTTCGGCGTGAATCGGAACTGGCGGTGCGTTCTGCTCTTGGAGCGAGTACGGCAGCGCTGCGCCGTTCGCTGCTCGCTGAGAGTTTGATCCTGTGCGGGAGTGGTGCGCTGGCGTCGCTGCTTATCGCAGCACCCATGGTGTCGGTGCTGGCGCGATATGCTTCGCGGTTTTCCGCGCGCACAGATGACCTGACACTCGACTTCAGCCTCGTATGGTTTGGCATCGCGCTGGCGCTGATTGCGGCAGTGTGCCTTGCGTTTGTTCCGAGGCTGCCGTCTGGAAGCGCATCACAGAACTTCACGCTCAGCAATGGTGTCCAGCGGGCCGTCAGTGGAAGCAGCCGGCGTCTTCGCATCTTTGCCGTAACGCAGATCGCCGCATCGTTTCTCCTGCTGATCGGGGCGTGCGCGTTGATGCGGATCCTTTTCGTGTTGGAGAAGACTCCGCCGCCGTTTGCTACGGCTAATGTGCTGGCGTTCAACCTGCCGGTGATGACGTTCGGACGGACGCCTCAGCAGGTGAATGACTTCTATCGCGAGGTGCAGCGCCGCGTCGGCAACCTGCCGGGAGTGCAACAGGCGTCCCAGGGCTTCAGCACGCCATGGCGCGATGTGCGGGGGCTCGATATCAACTTCATGTTCGCGGTCGACGGGGCGAAGCGCGCCAACGGCCAGGACGATCTGCGGGCACGGTTCCGGCCCATATCGCCTGGGTTCTTCGAGACGCTTGGAATGCCTCTGCTTGAAGGACGCAACTTCAAGGATTCCGATCGTGAAGGTTCGGAACGGGTGGTCATCGTCAGCAAGAGCGTCGCGCAGGCGCTGTTTCCTGGCCAGTCGGCGCTGAACCGGGACTTGCGGTGGACGGATGGGGTGATCAAGTTCATCGGCATCAGCGGTGAGCCGAGAAGGATCATTGGGGTCGTGCCTGATTTGGACGATGAGAACATCATTCCTGCTCCCGCCATGGCGGTGTATCAGCCGCTCGATGAGGAACAAGGGTGGAACGGCCGGCTCTTCGTTCGCACGGAACATGATCCCTACTCGCTTGTTCCGCTGATTGCTCGCACCATTCACCAACTCGACGCAGATCAGCCGGTCGAACGGGCAAGCACACTCGCGGATATCCGTGCAGAGGTCCTAACTCCGGATCGCCTGAATGCTATTGTGTTCGGTGGATTCGCAGGAGTGGCTCTGTTGATCTCCGTGGTGGGAGTTGCGGGTGTGCTCGCGTTCTCTGTGAGCGGGCGGACACGCGAGTTTGGAATCCGCATGGCACTCGGTGCTCCGCCGCGCAGCATTCTTACGGATGTGCTGCGGGAGGGCCTGATCATGGCAGGCATTGGCGTGGGAGCGGGTGTGCTGCTTGCTCTCGTGCTTCCGGTTGTGATCGGCTCGTACATTGCCGAGGTGAAGATACCGGGCGTGCTTGCTTTCGTGGGATCAGCACTGGTGATTCTGGCTGCGGCAATCATCGCGTCGGCGGTGCCGGCTGCTCGCGCAGCGAGGGTCAATGCGGTAGAAGCTCTGCGAGCCGAGTAG
- a CDS encoding winged helix-turn-helix domain-containing protein, producing the protein MEKLGFYQFDDFLIDPVRRQLCRAGIPVPVPQKAFQLLLYLVTNPRRLLTKRELMSAVWPKSFVEEANLTQSIFLLRKALSEQPGQARYIVTVPGEGYQFAANPVFTEVADSLPVSAQAESRPSVDESAAAFPGGAAVQNAVWEVVGRSTHPQRILLAVGIALLFSAAASLCIWYLRQKPKPTLLGNVVLATFENSTGDPAFDAALNQGLSAELEQSPNLGVISDARIAQTMKLMARPAQASLTPNLARQVCERTGSAALIEGSVAKLGSQYVLGLRALQCRTGDVLAQDQETADSKEHVLRALGIAAGKLRRRLGESLPSLQKYDAPPQDITTGSLDALEAYGLGIQAQVRGDCLPAIAFFKKAIADDPEFAMAYSHLGVCDSSQEGVDATRRAYDLRGRVSDRERLYLESHYEQYATGNLSAARKILETWSETYPHDGDPGPNLLKLYLTTGEYERALPLVETIVKNSPGTPTGNAARLATTLMFLNRTEEAKAVLMDALAHHVDSPVHHYYLYEIYFLQNDSAAMASEASYVRSQPGWDGNMLELESVTASYFGKFALARSLNNQAVQAVMREQNSEDAAGYLGEAALQEALAGNSIVAQQKAKAALALSNSSGVESLAGMADALAGDRVEGQHIAEDMSKRYPTDTLAQIAAATINACGLLGKGKSHEEARRAVEALAPASPYMMSGNLSMVPLYTLGQAYLASGQTNEAAAAFRTILDHRGVTRNYIVGPLARLSLAKAEEQAGDLSKARDDYNEFHRIWRDADIPLTSASLVEGPVSAEALAPVRRMRGLRGSPRAE; encoded by the coding sequence ATGGAAAAGCTGGGCTTCTATCAGTTCGACGATTTCCTGATTGATCCTGTCCGGCGTCAACTTTGCCGAGCCGGCATACCCGTTCCGGTCCCGCAGAAAGCCTTTCAACTCCTTCTCTACCTTGTTACGAACCCGCGCAGACTCCTTACCAAGCGCGAACTCATGAGTGCTGTCTGGCCGAAGTCCTTTGTCGAAGAGGCCAACCTAACGCAGAGCATCTTTCTCCTGCGCAAGGCGCTCAGCGAGCAACCGGGGCAAGCTCGATATATCGTCACCGTCCCTGGTGAGGGATACCAGTTCGCGGCTAACCCGGTCTTCACAGAGGTTGCAGACTCCCTTCCGGTCTCGGCGCAAGCTGAATCGCGACCGAGCGTCGACGAGAGTGCCGCAGCATTTCCTGGGGGCGCAGCGGTTCAGAATGCAGTTTGGGAAGTTGTCGGACGCTCCACCCATCCGCAACGAATCTTGCTCGCCGTTGGCATCGCTCTCCTTTTCTCGGCAGCAGCGTCTCTGTGCATCTGGTATCTGCGGCAAAAGCCGAAGCCGACTCTCCTGGGCAACGTAGTCCTTGCCACCTTCGAGAACAGCACCGGGGATCCGGCATTCGACGCGGCCCTGAACCAAGGCCTTTCCGCCGAGCTGGAGCAGTCCCCGAACCTCGGGGTGATCTCGGACGCACGTATTGCGCAGACAATGAAGCTCATGGCCCGGCCTGCGCAGGCAAGCCTCACACCGAACCTGGCCCGGCAGGTCTGTGAACGTACCGGCAGCGCTGCCTTGATCGAAGGATCCGTCGCGAAACTCGGCAGCCAGTATGTGCTTGGGCTGAGGGCACTCCAGTGCCGGACCGGTGATGTTCTGGCCCAGGACCAGGAAACCGCTGACAGTAAGGAGCATGTTCTGCGGGCACTTGGTATTGCTGCCGGCAAGCTCCGCCGCAGGCTTGGCGAATCCCTGCCATCACTGCAAAAGTACGATGCGCCGCCCCAGGACATCACGACGGGATCACTCGACGCGCTTGAAGCATACGGTCTCGGCATTCAAGCGCAGGTTCGGGGGGACTGTCTGCCGGCGATCGCCTTCTTCAAGAAGGCGATCGCTGATGATCCTGAGTTCGCGATGGCATATAGCCATCTTGGAGTCTGCGACTCCAGCCAGGAAGGCGTTGATGCCACCCGCCGGGCGTACGATCTCCGTGGACGGGTGAGCGACCGTGAGAGGCTCTACCTTGAATCGCACTACGAGCAATACGCCACCGGGAACCTGAGTGCCGCACGCAAGATCCTCGAAACCTGGTCCGAGACGTACCCGCACGATGGAGATCCCGGTCCAAATCTTCTAAAGCTCTATCTCACGACTGGAGAGTACGAGCGCGCTCTTCCCCTGGTGGAAACGATCGTAAAGAACAGTCCGGGCACGCCGACCGGCAATGCTGCCCGGCTCGCCACGACCCTGATGTTTCTCAATCGCACAGAAGAAGCAAAGGCCGTGCTCATGGATGCGTTGGCTCATCATGTCGATAGCCCGGTCCATCACTATTACCTTTATGAGATTTACTTCCTGCAGAACGACAGCGCCGCGATGGCGTCTGAGGCCTCGTATGTCCGGTCTCAGCCCGGTTGGGACGGCAACATGCTCGAGCTTGAGTCGGTCACGGCGAGTTACTTTGGCAAATTCGCCCTGGCCCGCTCGCTGAACAATCAAGCCGTGCAGGCCGTGATGCGCGAACAGAACTCCGAGGATGCCGCCGGATACCTCGGGGAGGCTGCGTTGCAGGAGGCACTCGCCGGCAACAGCATAGTCGCTCAACAGAAGGCGAAAGCCGCTCTCGCCCTATCCAATAGCTCCGGCGTTGAATCTCTTGCCGGCATGGCGGATGCGCTCGCCGGCGACCGCGTAGAGGGACAGCATATCGCGGAAGATATGAGCAAGCGCTACCCCACCGATACGCTCGCACAGATCGCGGCAGCCACGATCAACGCCTGCGGACTGCTGGGAAAGGGAAAGTCGCACGAGGAGGCGCGCCGTGCCGTCGAAGCGCTCGCCCCAGCCTCTCCTTACATGATGAGCGGGAATCTCTCTATGGTGCCCCTCTATACCCTTGGGCAGGCCTACCTTGCCTCCGGCCAGACTAACGAAGCCGCGGCGGCCTTTCGAACCATTCTCGACCACCGCGGTGTGACGCGGAACTACATCGTCGGCCCTCTTGCAAGACTAAGCCTCGCGAAGGCCGAAGAACAGGCAGGAGATCTATCGAAGGCTAGAGACGATTACAACGAGTTCCATCGAATATGGCGGGATGCGGATATTCCCCTCACATCCGCATCGCTCGTCGAAGGGCCTGTATCCGCTGAAGCTCTTGCCCCTGTGCGACGAATGCGAGGGCTGCGAGGGAGTCCGCGAGCGGAATAA
- a CDS encoding GH92 family glycosyl hydrolase translates to MNESTLPSLRLKRRSFLKSTGLAVAAAVTGSGGRDARASDHPRDPAALPSDLVSMVNILQGTDSTPVFSRGNTLPIAARPFGMAHWTLQSRAGNSWMFQPGERRIQGFRATHQLSPWLGDYGHAVFLPFSGNIKPEPGARASSFRPEESHLSPHSMRLRLLRYGIDAELIPTERCALLTASFSKADPGWLFDIPGDETALCQPDESSHSISFTSTKNQGGVPEGFATYYVLQFSEPWLKFELKALKGQSSGLVYFGGAARTIEVRVATSFISFEQARRNLTLELGTKSAETLRKEGATVWNELLGRIEINGGTLDQRRTFYSCLYRTLLFPRIWHEPAADGTMQHRSPYNGKVIPGMMFADHGYWDVYRAWYPLMTLLFPERLAEILQAWVNVYKEGGWLPQFPCPGYRACMTGSLIDSIFGDAAAKKLPGFDLATAYAGLKKHATERGNPDAGYGRRGLEEYLKYGFCPAGLVSQSAAETVDAAYGDFCIAQVALALGKRDDAEMFLKRSQNWRQLFDTKTGFLRGKTVAGQWLEPFDPITWGDPYVEGSAWQHRWDVPHDMDALFEGMGGKEKVVAALEQMVTMSSEFNVGSYGDEIHEMSEMAAVHFGQYAHSNQPVHHVLYLFAAAGRPDRTRFWVDKVMNELYTPDAFAGDEDTGSMAAWYIFSALGFYPLCPGKPEYTLGQAYFPSSTVHLGQGRSLHIEAAKPGQLTTKVLWNGRAVNASTLPHTELMAGGRLQFFS, encoded by the coding sequence TTGAACGAGTCCACACTTCCGTCGTTGCGGCTGAAACGCCGCTCCTTTCTAAAGTCCACTGGCCTGGCCGTCGCCGCCGCCGTAACAGGAAGCGGAGGTCGCGATGCGAGGGCATCAGACCATCCGCGCGATCCCGCAGCCCTGCCATCGGACCTGGTCTCGATGGTCAATATTCTGCAGGGTACCGACTCTACGCCGGTCTTCTCGCGTGGCAACACCCTGCCCATCGCGGCGCGGCCATTTGGCATGGCGCACTGGACGTTGCAGTCTCGGGCCGGGAACTCATGGATGTTCCAACCGGGTGAAAGAAGAATCCAGGGCTTTCGCGCAACCCATCAGCTCAGCCCTTGGCTTGGAGATTATGGTCACGCGGTCTTCCTGCCTTTCTCCGGCAACATCAAGCCGGAGCCCGGAGCGCGAGCAAGCTCGTTTCGGCCGGAGGAGTCGCACCTCTCACCGCACTCCATGCGGCTCCGCCTCCTGCGCTATGGGATCGATGCGGAGTTGATCCCGACGGAGCGCTGTGCCCTGTTGACGGCGAGCTTTAGCAAAGCTGATCCTGGATGGCTCTTCGACATCCCGGGAGACGAGACCGCTCTTTGCCAACCGGATGAGTCGAGCCATAGCATCTCGTTTACCTCGACCAAGAATCAGGGCGGAGTTCCGGAGGGTTTCGCGACTTACTATGTACTCCAGTTCTCGGAACCCTGGTTGAAGTTCGAGCTCAAGGCATTAAAGGGGCAGAGTTCGGGGTTAGTTTACTTCGGCGGCGCTGCTCGGACGATTGAAGTGCGTGTTGCCACGTCTTTCATCTCGTTCGAGCAAGCTCGGCGCAATCTAACGCTTGAGCTTGGCACGAAGTCCGCTGAGACTCTCCGCAAAGAAGGCGCAACGGTGTGGAACGAGCTGCTGGGCCGCATCGAGATTAATGGCGGCACATTGGATCAGAGGCGAACGTTCTACTCGTGCCTCTATCGCACCCTGCTTTTTCCGCGCATTTGGCACGAGCCAGCGGCGGATGGGACCATGCAGCATCGCAGCCCCTATAACGGCAAGGTGATCCCCGGCATGATGTTCGCGGATCACGGGTACTGGGATGTGTATCGGGCGTGGTATCCGTTGATGACTCTCCTGTTTCCCGAACGACTTGCGGAAATTCTGCAGGCCTGGGTGAACGTGTACAAGGAAGGCGGATGGCTGCCGCAATTTCCATGCCCGGGTTATCGCGCCTGCATGACGGGCAGCCTCATTGATTCCATCTTTGGCGATGCCGCCGCGAAGAAGCTCCCAGGGTTCGATCTCGCGACCGCATACGCCGGTCTGAAGAAGCATGCGACCGAGCGAGGCAATCCAGACGCGGGCTACGGCAGGCGTGGCCTGGAGGAGTACCTGAAGTATGGCTTCTGTCCGGCTGGTTTAGTCAGCCAATCGGCCGCAGAGACGGTCGATGCGGCATACGGCGACTTCTGCATTGCACAGGTGGCACTTGCGCTCGGCAAGCGGGACGACGCGGAGATGTTCCTCAAGCGTTCGCAGAACTGGCGTCAACTTTTTGACACGAAGACTGGCTTCCTGCGCGGCAAGACAGTGGCTGGTCAATGGCTCGAGCCATTCGATCCGATCACGTGGGGCGACCCGTATGTTGAGGGTTCGGCCTGGCAGCATCGCTGGGACGTCCCGCATGACATGGACGCTCTGTTTGAGGGCATGGGAGGCAAAGAGAAGGTTGTTGCCGCGCTTGAGCAGATGGTGACGATGTCGTCCGAGTTCAATGTAGGCTCCTACGGAGACGAGATCCACGAGATGTCCGAGATGGCGGCCGTTCACTTTGGGCAGTACGCCCATAGCAACCAGCCGGTGCATCATGTGCTCTACCTGTTTGCGGCGGCGGGCAGGCCAGATCGCACGCGCTTCTGGGTCGATAAAGTGATGAACGAGCTCTACACTCCCGACGCCTTCGCAGGAGATGAAGATACTGGTTCGATGGCGGCATGGTATATCTTCAGCGCGCTAGGCTTCTATCCGCTGTGTCCGGGCAAGCCGGAGTACACCCTCGGTCAGGCTTACTTCCCTTCCTCTACGGTTCACCTCGGCCAGGGACGCAGCCTTCACATAGAGGCGGCGAAGCCGGGTCAGTTGACTACCAAGGTGCTTTGGAACGGCCGTGCCGTGAATGCTTCTACCCTCCCTCATACGGAGTTGATGGCCGGTGGCCGATTGCAGTTCTTCTCATAG
- a CDS encoding TonB-dependent receptor, translating into MNRTKQTYSDLPNRILKLSLVLTLGFTLSLAARAQSTFGSIRGASTDTTGAIVPATIITLHSVEENADRTTTTDDSGSFVLENLKPGHYTLRASHEGFSLTNLTGIALEARQDLRLAVTLNVAAEQTTVEVTSSADQINTENGTIGDSKDNTLITQLPLNNRAVTTSPLGALSLSANVQQDSQGNIALGGASSSMVNFSVDGISTANVRQNGALQDAYPSQEGIAGVKVTAFNNSAEFSQVGDVTFTTKSGGNRYHGSLFEYFQNSALDASPYGFNGKAAKNFNTFGGSLSGPVSIPHLYNGQNRTFFFADYEGNRRTLSVAQQFLVPTAAERGGDLSALGGPVIPASSINATAAALLQYYPLPNVAGNAGYNYENFQSTPARTDGADARLDQTINSKQSIYARVSRKNITADYPNPFLPNDSDSIHNRSLLVSHTYTLTPRLLNEFRFGITNVSTAVNFPIQGAAAITQLGLLGVDLSQHPLTNAFPTFNFNSGTNFEPIGRDKTGVTASHTLQFSDNLTFTAGKHTFKGGVDIRRLRYQDTELFLPSDDFGSFTFQPTFTGNAFGDFLEGTPTTIFFAVSSPDVSGRTTQSSFFAQDEWQLTSRLTVSYGLRYQLLPAFKEDIGDLANFDPATNSIIVPDALASNLPKQNLQASNLAFQQSFNACNLGYTSLPCTNYKTASQAGLPQGLREVYKGDFQPRISLAYRPFNDTKTVVRGGFGVYTMTNLGPLSFNNSGNPTSNLHTYTNTSGQPLIQFPNTKPATTGVTYGGGNLDQAVNPNFRDPQSNQYNLTIERELTNADTLRVSFVGMHSYRLNITEDLNQIHASTTPYNSAAAGTQGVYVDSRAPYQNWNELYTTVNGGKANYKALEIEASHHMAHGVYFDANYTLAKNQADNQGDVPSGFAGEVNYGIPIADRFNIPGAYGNLEGTRRNRFLLTGIVQLPFGAGRKFLNGGGITDRILGGWDLNTITLLSSGPWLTPSISPSADQSNTNVQNRGAFLRPDLVSNDFAAGRSRAQYFNLAAFAPTPTNAGRFGNAGVGILEGPGTKTVSLGVAKSFRVTEGTKIRFESTFTNVLNHTNFAPPATQIDNAGFGVLQAATTAENAGNRTGQFALRFDF; encoded by the coding sequence ATGAACCGCACCAAGCAAACCTATAGCGATCTACCGAATCGCATCCTGAAGCTATCGCTCGTCCTCACCCTAGGATTCACGCTCAGCCTGGCAGCCCGCGCGCAGTCTACCTTCGGCAGCATTCGCGGTGCCTCCACTGACACCACCGGGGCCATCGTCCCGGCCACGATTATTACCCTTCACAGCGTCGAAGAGAACGCCGACCGCACGACCACCACAGACGACTCCGGGTCCTTCGTTCTCGAGAACCTCAAGCCTGGTCACTATACCCTCCGGGCGTCGCATGAAGGCTTCTCGCTGACAAACCTGACCGGCATCGCGCTCGAGGCACGCCAAGACCTTCGTCTCGCAGTCACACTGAACGTAGCTGCAGAGCAAACCACTGTGGAGGTGACCTCCTCGGCCGATCAGATCAACACCGAGAACGGCACGATCGGTGATTCGAAAGATAACACCCTCATCACCCAGCTTCCTCTCAACAATCGCGCCGTCACCACCAGCCCTCTCGGCGCTCTGAGCCTCTCCGCCAACGTCCAGCAGGATAGCCAGGGAAACATAGCGCTGGGCGGCGCAAGCTCGTCCATGGTCAACTTTTCCGTGGATGGCATCTCCACCGCAAACGTCCGCCAGAATGGCGCACTGCAGGACGCCTATCCCTCGCAGGAAGGCATTGCGGGCGTCAAGGTCACGGCTTTCAACAACTCGGCCGAGTTCTCCCAGGTAGGCGACGTCACCTTCACCACCAAGAGCGGTGGAAATCGCTACCACGGCAGTCTCTTCGAATACTTTCAGAACTCCGCCCTTGATGCCAGCCCTTACGGTTTCAATGGCAAGGCTGCAAAGAACTTCAACACCTTCGGTGGCTCGCTCTCCGGTCCTGTTAGCATCCCGCACCTCTACAACGGGCAGAACCGCACGTTCTTCTTCGCCGACTACGAAGGCAATCGTCGCACGCTCTCCGTCGCTCAGCAGTTCCTCGTCCCCACGGCAGCAGAGCGTGGCGGCGACCTCAGCGCTCTTGGCGGCCCAGTGATCCCGGCATCCAGCATCAATGCCACCGCGGCGGCCTTGTTGCAGTACTACCCCCTGCCGAACGTCGCAGGGAACGCGGGTTATAACTACGAGAACTTCCAGTCCACTCCTGCTCGTACCGACGGAGCCGACGCGCGCCTCGATCAGACGATCAACTCAAAGCAATCCATCTACGCCCGCGTAAGCCGCAAGAACATCACGGCAGACTACCCGAACCCTTTCCTTCCCAACGACTCTGACTCTATCCACAACCGCAGCCTTCTCGTCTCGCATACGTATACCCTCACGCCGCGTCTCCTCAACGAGTTCCGCTTCGGCATCACCAACGTCAGCACGGCCGTCAACTTTCCGATCCAGGGTGCGGCTGCTATCACGCAACTCGGCCTCCTGGGTGTCGATCTTAGCCAGCATCCTCTTACCAACGCGTTCCCTACTTTCAATTTCAACTCGGGGACGAACTTCGAGCCAATCGGCCGCGACAAGACCGGCGTCACCGCCTCTCACACACTGCAGTTCTCGGACAACCTAACGTTCACAGCCGGCAAGCACACGTTCAAGGGTGGTGTAGACATCCGTCGGCTCCGCTACCAGGACACCGAACTCTTCCTCCCGTCCGACGATTTCGGCTCCTTCACCTTCCAGCCAACCTTCACTGGGAACGCCTTCGGAGACTTTCTGGAAGGCACACCCACCACAATCTTCTTCGCGGTCTCCAGCCCGGACGTCAGCGGTCGCACGACCCAGTCAAGCTTCTTCGCGCAGGATGAGTGGCAGCTCACCAGCCGCCTGACGGTCAGCTATGGCCTTCGCTACCAGCTTCTTCCGGCCTTCAAAGAAGACATCGGAGACCTTGCCAACTTCGACCCTGCAACCAACTCGATTATTGTTCCCGACGCCCTCGCCTCGAACCTTCCGAAGCAGAACCTGCAAGCCTCGAACCTCGCGTTCCAGCAATCCTTCAACGCCTGCAATCTCGGCTACACCAGCCTTCCCTGCACGAATTACAAGACAGCTTCGCAGGCAGGCCTTCCGCAGGGTCTTCGCGAAGTGTATAAAGGCGATTTCCAGCCGCGTATCTCCCTCGCCTATCGTCCCTTCAACGACACCAAAACTGTCGTTCGCGGTGGCTTCGGCGTCTACACCATGACCAACCTCGGACCGCTATCGTTCAACAACAGCGGTAACCCGACCTCGAACCTTCACACCTACACCAACACGTCCGGCCAACCCCTCATCCAGTTTCCCAACACCAAGCCTGCCACCACCGGAGTCACATATGGCGGCGGCAATCTCGATCAGGCTGTGAATCCAAACTTCCGCGACCCCCAATCCAACCAGTACAACCTCACTATCGAACGTGAACTCACCAACGCCGACACCCTTCGCGTCAGCTTCGTCGGCATGCACTCCTACCGTCTTAACATCACCGAGGACCTCAACCAGATCCACGCCAGCACCACTCCCTATAACTCCGCTGCGGCGGGCACCCAAGGGGTCTACGTCGACAGCCGCGCCCCCTATCAGAACTGGAATGAGCTCTACACCACCGTCAACGGCGGGAAGGCCAACTACAAGGCTCTTGAGATCGAAGCTTCGCATCACATGGCTCACGGCGTCTACTTCGACGCCAACTACACCCTCGCCAAAAACCAGGCGGATAACCAAGGTGATGTTCCCAGCGGCTTTGCCGGAGAGGTCAACTACGGCATTCCAATCGCCGATCGCTTCAACATCCCGGGAGCCTACGGCAACTTGGAAGGCACACGCCGTAACCGCTTCCTGCTTACCGGCATTGTGCAGCTTCCCTTCGGCGCGGGCCGCAAGTTCCTCAATGGAGGCGGCATCACCGATCGCATCCTTGGCGGCTGGGACCTCAACACCATCACTCTCCTCTCCTCAGGCCCATGGCTAACCCCGAGCATCAGCCCGTCGGCTGATCAATCCAACACCAACGTCCAGAACCGCGGAGCCTTCCTGCGCCCCGATCTCGTCTCCAATGACTTTGCCGCCGGACGCAGCCGCGCCCAGTACTTCAACCTTGCAGCCTTCGCCCCAACCCCAACCAACGCGGGACGCTTCGGCAACGCAGGCGTAGGCATCCTCGAGGGCCCCGGAACCAAGACCGTCTCACTCGGCGTCGCAAAATCTTTTCGCGTCACCGAGGGCACGAAGATACGCTTCGAGAGTACCTTTACCAACGTCCTCAACCACACTAACTTCGCTCCACCCGCAACCCAGATTGACAACGCAGGCTTCGGCGTTCTTCAAGCGGCGACCACGGCGGAGAATGCGGGCAATCGTACCGGACAGTTCGCTCTTCGCTTCGATTTCTAG